The Coffea arabica cultivar ET-39 chromosome 9e, Coffea Arabica ET-39 HiFi, whole genome shotgun sequence genome has a window encoding:
- the LOC140014859 gene encoding protein S40-1-like — MAEEFQESEVIFQEIDGSEDNEEYYIPMELNSRELRKISNPKRKKLKTKKNTSASLPVSIPESFSGNNSCFRSMESDFNDDDDGDDGEMEPPHVIIGRRITRKVMAFSVCTGNGRTLKGRDLSEVRNSILRMTGFLET; from the coding sequence ATGGCGGAAGAATTTCAAGAATCTGAGGTGATATTTCAAGAAATTGATGGCAGTGAAGACAATGAGGAGTATTATATTCCTATGGAATTGAATTCCAGGGAACTGAGGAAAATCTCCAACCCCAAGAGAAAAAAGTTGAAGACCAAGAAAAATACTTCTGCATCGCTTCCTGTAAGTATACCGGAAAGTTTTTCGGGCAATAATTCTTGTTTTCGGTCCATGGAATCAGACTTTAACGATGATGATGATGGCGACGACGGAGAGATGGAGCCACCCCATGTAATTATCGGAAGGCGAATCACCAGAAAAGTGATGGCATTTTCCGTCTGCACCGGAAATGGAAGAACTCTCAAGGGAAGAGATTTGAGTGAAGTAAGGAATTCAATTCTCCGGATGACTGGATTTCTTGAAACGTAA